The sequence ATGCAAAAACAAACGCATGCTTGCAGTTAACTGAAAACATTTTTTAAGGGCCGATTATCTACTTCGCCTGTTACAGCACTAATCAGCGTCAGATAAACCTCGGTATGGTACAGATCATTCAGGTGCTGTTGAACTTTACACACACTGATGCCACGGGCGTAAAGCGAAATGATGATATCGTAGAAATCCTGCCAGCGCGGCTGTTTTTTCTCCACTCTTCCCTCCCCTTCATTTTTGAGGAGATGAAGGGAGTCGAAGCCTTTTCCTCTGTTACATCTGGAGAATTTCTTTCGCAACTTCTGCCCACGTGCGCACCTCCAAAGCAAAGCTGGCGTCGTGGCCGTGGGCCAAGGCGTTTTGCAGCGCGGTGCGGCAGGAGGAAGCATCGCCGGGCGTATAGTAAAAAACTCCAGCACGATGCAGGTCAATAAAGTCGGGTGATACTATTGGCAGCCCGCAGTATCTGTACTGCATGATTTTCAGCGAATCGGTATAAGCCTGCATGGGGCGGGATGAGGGACGCAGGGTATACAGGCCGGAACTGGCGAACTTGATAAAGGGAATAGTCTCTTTAAACGGAATTTCACCGTAGTATTGCACGTTGGCAGGTATATTTTTTCCAGGGCGGACGATTCCCAATATATGAAAGTCCACATTCTGGCATTGTTCTGCCATGCGGTGGACGGCCTCTACATCATAGAAGCCCAAACCGCAAAAAACGGCATTAGCTGTGCCGGGGGCAAAAGGATTATCAGAACAGGCGTCAAAAGAGCTTTTGTCAATGCCGTGAGGCTGGATGCGCACAGTGGACGGGTTGGGAAATTTTTCTGCCAGGGGGGCGCAGGGGACACTTATGAGCGAGAAACCCGGCGCCAGTTCCTGCTCCAGAGTCACCATACGCAACGGGGTTGAGCGCATGGTGCGGATGTCGTCAGACACCCGGTAGATATGTCGTGCCTGGGGCGCAAGCGAGCGGCACAGTCTGGTTAGAAACAGGGACGCGTTGCTCTCGTACACCACGGCATCAGCTTCCTGTATACGCGACTGTAACTGGCCCAATGGATAACGGTCATATCTGTCCATGCGGGCGGCAAGCAGGCGGTCTACCTGGGCAAACAGTGCCGAGTGGGGATGCGTGGGAGTGAAGTGAACGTAGGAGTCCAGGCCTGGGGCAATGGACTGCATGCTGTTGCGTGCCTGCCAGATGCCGGAATAGCGCGTACGGAAGTCGCGCCGGGCGTAGGATAACCAGGAAAATCCCACAGTGGCGAATGTGATGTTATGTCCCTGGGCATGCCAGGCATTGGCCAGATGGTGGAACCCGGCCTTGCGCGGCGATGGATACCAGTGGTTGCTGAGTAGAACAATGTTCATGAGGTATGGGTGGCTAGTCGGCCAACTTCAAGCCAGCGTCAATGCGAATATATTTTTCGCCACAGGCCGGACAGGCGAGATCGGTGTTCAGTTTTTCGCCGCAGCGGCAAACCCAGCCTTTGAGCCTGGCCGGATTGCCGAATACCAGAGCATGGTCGGGAACATCACGCGTTACCACGGCCCCCGCCCCCACAAAGGCATAGCAACCAATGGTGGTGCCGCAAACGATGGTAGAATTGGCCCCCAGGCTCGCACCTTTTTTGATGCGTGTAGGCCTGGCCTCGTCCATCCGACGGATATTGGCACGGGGATTAAACACATTTGTAAAAACCATGCTTGGGCCGCAAAAAACATCATCTTCCAGGGTAACGCCCTTGTAGACGCTGACATTATTCTGGATTTTACAGCCGTTGCCGATTGCAACATCAGGGCCGATAACGACATTCTGCCCCACGTTGCAGTCAGCCCCGATGGCCGAGCCTGACATGATATGCGAGAAATGCCATATTTTTGTGTTAGTGCCAATGGTTACAGCGTCGTCAATGCAGGCTGTCTCATGGGCAAAGTATGTTTTTCCGCTCATGACAGCGCCTTTGCAACAGCGTCAGCCACCTGCCAAACAGAGGCCTCGTCCATATATGGGTGAAAAGGCAAAGCCAGAATATTGCGTGAGGCGTAAAGAGCGGCGGGCATGCTCTGGGGCGTGTAGCCCAGGTCGGCAAACACGGCCAGGCAATGCTGCGGCTTGGGGTAGTAAATGTTGGTGGGCACGCTCTGCTGCTTGAGGTGTGCGGCCACAGCGTCACGGCGGCCCTCAGGAAGCATGATGCAGTACTGTGCCCAGGCGCTGACGTTGCCTTCCTCAACGCAAGGAG is a genomic window of Desulfovibrio intestinalis containing:
- a CDS encoding transposase, with the protein product MEKKQPRWQDFYDIIISLYARGISVCKVQQHLNDLYHTEVYLTLISAVTGEVDNRPLKNVFS
- a CDS encoding acyltransferase; amino-acid sequence: MSGKTYFAHETACIDDAVTIGTNTKIWHFSHIMSGSAIGADCNVGQNVVIGPDVAIGNGCKIQNNVSVYKGVTLEDDVFCGPSMVFTNVFNPRANIRRMDEARPTRIKKGASLGANSTIVCGTTIGCYAFVGAGAVVTRDVPDHALVFGNPARLKGWVCRCGEKLNTDLACPACGEKYIRIDAGLKLAD